From one Acidimicrobiales bacterium genomic stretch:
- a CDS encoding sigma-70 family RNA polymerase sigma factor translates to MGEPPDFDTWYQEQHPLVLAALTVASGQPDVAAEATDEAFVRAYARWERVRRMESPGGWLYRVALNDLRRRCRRQAVERELLRRRAAPSVSEPPPAPAPHVWDAVRSLPTRQRTAVALRYILDLPEGEVARLMGVTRGAASASLTAARRRLETLLAEDDDGAAPDLAPARPTAPGLALASGRWSVSRG, encoded by the coding sequence ATGGGGGAACCGCCGGACTTCGACACCTGGTACCAGGAGCAACACCCGCTCGTCCTCGCCGCGCTCACGGTGGCGTCCGGGCAGCCCGACGTCGCCGCCGAGGCGACCGACGAGGCCTTCGTCCGCGCCTACGCCCGCTGGGAGCGGGTGCGGCGGATGGAGTCGCCGGGCGGGTGGCTCTACCGGGTCGCCCTCAACGACCTGCGCCGACGCTGCCGGCGCCAGGCGGTCGAGCGTGAGCTGCTGCGGCGCCGGGCCGCGCCGTCGGTGTCGGAGCCGCCGCCCGCCCCGGCGCCGCACGTGTGGGACGCCGTCCGCAGCCTCCCGACCCGCCAGCGGACCGCCGTGGCGCTCCGCTACATCCTCGACCTGCCCGAGGGCGAGGTGGCCCGGCTGATGGGCGTCACCCGGGGCGCGGCCTCGGCGTCGCTGACGGCGGCCCGTCGGCGCCTGGAGACCCTGCTGGCCGAGGACGACGACGGGGCCGCACCGGACCTAGCGCCCGCCCGGCCCACCGCCCCCGGCCTGGCCCTGGCGTCCGGCCGCTGGAGCGTGTCCCGTGGCTGA
- a CDS encoding lytic polysaccharide monooxygenase: MLGSTSRKAAVVALVVAVGATVGAVVWSGGEEAQAHGSTQMPASRVYACRFEQPEGSMCAQAWDADAQALYDWMEVNIGDVDGRHQERIPDGELCSAGRDKYAAFDRPGDWPLTHLQPGSSGRYDVVYTSTAPHATAYFRLMVTRPGFDARRDVLRWADLEQVYDSGPLPASPTNRFSVPLPARAEPAILYAIWQRSDSPEAFYACSDVTIGGPGAPLPPPPTSPPSTSPPPTSPPGTPSPTPTPPTQPPTSGAPTTVPAPSTSPPPPATDDPPDGDEPFSPVAGIVATATTTASWDRGRCVEVRVANTSAAPLGWEVHYRPGGELATLWNATGDEQHHDGHEGHVAFIGEGWNARLAAGQSTTFGMCVDT, translated from the coding sequence ATGTTGGGGTCAACGAGTCGGAAGGCCGCCGTCGTCGCGCTGGTGGTGGCGGTAGGGGCGACGGTCGGGGCGGTCGTGTGGTCGGGCGGGGAGGAGGCGCAGGCGCACGGGTCGACGCAGATGCCGGCGTCCCGGGTCTACGCCTGCCGCTTCGAGCAGCCCGAAGGGTCGATGTGCGCCCAGGCGTGGGACGCCGACGCCCAGGCGCTGTACGACTGGATGGAGGTCAACATCGGCGATGTCGACGGTCGCCACCAGGAGCGCATCCCCGACGGGGAGCTGTGCAGCGCCGGGCGCGACAAGTACGCGGCGTTCGACCGCCCGGGCGACTGGCCGCTGACCCACCTGCAGCCGGGCTCGTCGGGCCGCTACGACGTGGTGTACACGAGCACGGCCCCGCACGCGACGGCGTACTTCCGGCTGATGGTCACCCGGCCCGGCTTCGACGCCCGCCGGGACGTGCTGCGGTGGGCGGACCTGGAGCAGGTGTACGACTCGGGGCCGCTGCCGGCGTCGCCGACCAACCGGTTCTCGGTGCCGCTGCCGGCCCGGGCGGAGCCGGCGATCCTCTACGCGATCTGGCAGCGCAGCGACAGCCCCGAGGCGTTCTACGCCTGCAGCGACGTGACCATCGGCGGACCCGGAGCGCCCCTTCCGCCGCCGCCCACGTCGCCGCCATCGACGTCACCGCCACCGACGTCACCGCCGGGGACGCCGAGTCCGACGCCGACGCCGCCGACCCAGCCGCCCACCTCCGGGGCACCGACGACCGTGCCGGCTCCGTCGACATCGCCGCCTCCGCCGGCGACCGACGACCCGCCCGACGGCGACGAGCCGTTCTCTCCGGTCGCCGGGATCGTGGCCACCGCCACCACGACCGCCTCGTGGGACCGGGGCCGCTGCGTCGAGGTGCGGGTCGCCAACACCAGCGCCGCGCCACTGGGCTGGGAGGTCCACTACCGGCCCGGCGGCGAGCTCGCCACGCTGTGGAACGCCACGGGCGACGAGCAGCACCACGACGGGCACGAGGGCCACGTCGCATTCATCGGCGAGGGCTGGAACGCCCGCCTCGCCGCCGGTCAGTCGACGACGTTCGGCATGTGCGTCGACACCTAA